One stretch of Cheilinus undulatus linkage group 5, ASM1832078v1, whole genome shotgun sequence DNA includes these proteins:
- the LOC121509419 gene encoding serine protease inhibitor 2.1-like, translating into MMHAALVIWTLSAVVCMGRGHHHSGHNEATDQTDQETAPENSFSLVASENKNFAFRLYKHLAAHPDNQGKNIFFSPASVSLALAALSVGTRGETHEQIFRGLGFNNPLLTQENVDQAFQMLLDKANKTLSEDVSQGTAVFMDHRFKVRPEFLETLQQSYFADGFQVDFTKTKESADTINTYVADKTNGKIDELVANLDPSTVMYLISYIYYKGKWETPFEPRHTMEDNFMVDANTQVPVQMMNMEKLLYAYHDQGVNTSVLHLPFNNSYSMLLMLPDDMATLEQAICPNHITKWLKWMRDMRYDIYVPKFSIKTSYSLKEVLTDMGMADMFGDRANLSGIAEGQKLAVSEVVHKATLDVDEAGATAAAATGIGIMLMSFRNVPILKFNRPFMVAIIERNTENILFMGKIVNPNI; encoded by the exons ATGATGCATGCAGCCCTGGTTATCTGGACCCTATCAGCAGTGGTCTGCATGGGGAGAGGCCATCACCACAGCGGTCATAATGAAGCCACAGATCAAACAGACCAGGAAACTGCACCTGAAAACAGCTTCTCATTGGTGGCTTCAGAGAACAAAAACTTCGCCTTCCGTCTTTATAAGCATTTAGCAGCACACCCTGACAATCAAGGCAAGAACATCTTCTTCTCCCCTGCTAGTGTGTCTCTTGCCTTGGCTGCCTTGTCTGTAGGGACCAGAGGGGAGACCCATGAGCAAATTTTCAGGGGTCTGGGTTTCAACAACCCCCTCCTGACACAGGAAAATGTAGACCAGGCCTTTCAGATGCTCCTGGATAAGGCAAACAAGACATTAAGTGAAGATGTCAGTCAAGGGACCGCTGTATTCATGGACCACCGCTTCAAGGTGCGGCCTGAATTCCTGGAAACCTTGCAGCAGTCCTACTTTGCAGATGGATTCCAAGTTGACTTCACTAAAACCAAAGAGAGTGCTGATACCATCAACACATATGTAGCAGACAAGACCAATGGGAAGATAGATGAGCTGGTTGCCAACTTGGATCCAAGCACAGTCATGTATCTCATCAGCTACATTTACTACAAAG GGAAGTGGGAAACTCCATTTGAACCTCGGCATACCATGGAGGATAACTTCATGGTGGATGCAAACACTCAG gtTCCGGTCCAGATGATGAACATGGAGAAACTTCTTTATGCCTATCATGACCAAGGAGTTAACACATCAGTGCTCCACCTACCCTTCAACAATTCATACTCCATGCTGCTGATGTTGCCTGATGATATGGCGACCCTCGAGCAGGCCATTTGCCCCAACCATATCACTAAATGgcttaaatggatgagggaCAT GAGGTATGACATCTATGTTCCAAAGTTCTCCATCAAAACCTCCTACTCACTGAAGGAAGTGCTGACTGACATGGGAATGGCTGACATGTTTGGTGACCGTGCAAATCTGAGTGGCATTGCAGAGGGACAAAAACTGGCAGTTTCAGAG GTTGTGCACAAAGCCACCCTGGATGTTGATGAGGCTGGAGCCACCGCTGCAGCTGCCACAGGCATTGGCATCATGCTTATGTCCTTCAGGAACGTTCCCATCCTGAAATTTAACCGTCCGTTTATGGTAGCCATCATTGAACGCAACACAGAAAACATCCTTTTCATGGGAAAGATTGTTAACCCCAACATCTGA
- the LOC121510029 gene encoding dual specificity protein phosphatase 26-like isoform X3: MSYKSKLPASWNDKPPARKVEIDLSSPGLAVFELERLLFTGKAIISHADEVWPRLYIGDQDSAENRNDLALNRVTHILNAAHSNRRGQPEMYKAMDITYMGIEAHDSCNFDMSVNFQAAADFIHRALSRGGVSRSATLVLAYLMLKQNLTLVEAICAVKDNRGVIPNRGFLRQLIELDGQLFGRH, translated from the exons ATGTCTTATAAATCTAAACTTCCTGCGTCCTGGAACGACAAACCTCCTGCTCGGAAAGTGGAAATTGACCTGAGCTCACCTGGTTTAGCTGTGTTTGAGTTGGAACGCCTCTTGTTTACTGGCAAAGCCATCATCAGCCATGCAGACGAAGTGTGGCCGAGGCTTTACATTGGTGATCA GGATAGTGCAGAGAACAGGAATGATCTAGCCTTGAATCGAGTCACTCACATCCTGAATGCTGCTCACAGTAACCGCAGAGGACAACCGGAGATGTATAAGGCAATGGATATCACCTACATGGGCATCGAGGCCCATGACTCCTGCAACTTTGACATGAGTGTCAACTTCCAGGCAGCAGCAGACTTCATCCACAGGGCTCTGAGCCGAGGAG GAGTGAGTCGCTCTGCCACCCTGGTCCTGGCTTACCTGATGCTGAAGCAGAACCTGACCCTGGTGGAGGCTATTTGTGCGGTGAAAGATAACCGGGGTGTGATTCCTAATCGAGGCTTCCTGCGACAGCTCATCGAGCTGGATGGCCAGCTCTTCGGCCGGCACTGA
- the LOC121510029 gene encoding dual specificity protein phosphatase 26-like isoform X1, whose translation MSYKSKLPASWNDKPPARKVEIDLSSPGLAVFELERLLFTGKAIISHADEVWPRLYIGDQDSAENRNDLALNRVTHILNAAHSNRRGQPEMYKAMDITYMGIEAHDSCNFDMSVNFQAAADFIHRALSRGGKVLVHCHVGVSRSATLVLAYLMLKQNLTLVEAICAVKDNRGVIPNRGFLRQLIELDGQLFGRH comes from the exons ATGTCTTATAAATCTAAACTTCCTGCGTCCTGGAACGACAAACCTCCTGCTCGGAAAGTGGAAATTGACCTGAGCTCACCTGGTTTAGCTGTGTTTGAGTTGGAACGCCTCTTGTTTACTGGCAAAGCCATCATCAGCCATGCAGACGAAGTGTGGCCGAGGCTTTACATTGGTGATCA GGATAGTGCAGAGAACAGGAATGATCTAGCCTTGAATCGAGTCACTCACATCCTGAATGCTGCTCACAGTAACCGCAGAGGACAACCGGAGATGTATAAGGCAATGGATATCACCTACATGGGCATCGAGGCCCATGACTCCTGCAACTTTGACATGAGTGTCAACTTCCAGGCAGCAGCAGACTTCATCCACAGGGCTCTGAGCCGAGGAG GCAAAGTGTTGGTGCATTGTCATGTAGGAGTGAGTCGCTCTGCCACCCTGGTCCTGGCTTACCTGATGCTGAAGCAGAACCTGACCCTGGTGGAGGCTATTTGTGCGGTGAAAGATAACCGGGGTGTGATTCCTAATCGAGGCTTCCTGCGACAGCTCATCGAGCTGGATGGCCAGCTCTTCGGCCGGCACTGA
- the LOC121510029 gene encoding dual specificity protein phosphatase 26-like isoform X2, whose translation MSYKSKLPASWNDKPPARKVEIDLSSPGLAVFELERLLFTGKAIISHADEVWPRLYIGDQDSAENRNDLALNRVTHILNAAHSNRRGQPEMYKAMDITYMGIEAHDSCNFDMSVNFQAAADFIHRALSRGVLVHCHVGVSRSATLVLAYLMLKQNLTLVEAICAVKDNRGVIPNRGFLRQLIELDGQLFGRH comes from the exons ATGTCTTATAAATCTAAACTTCCTGCGTCCTGGAACGACAAACCTCCTGCTCGGAAAGTGGAAATTGACCTGAGCTCACCTGGTTTAGCTGTGTTTGAGTTGGAACGCCTCTTGTTTACTGGCAAAGCCATCATCAGCCATGCAGACGAAGTGTGGCCGAGGCTTTACATTGGTGATCA GGATAGTGCAGAGAACAGGAATGATCTAGCCTTGAATCGAGTCACTCACATCCTGAATGCTGCTCACAGTAACCGCAGAGGACAACCGGAGATGTATAAGGCAATGGATATCACCTACATGGGCATCGAGGCCCATGACTCCTGCAACTTTGACATGAGTGTCAACTTCCAGGCAGCAGCAGACTTCATCCACAGGGCTCTGAGCCGAGGAG TGTTGGTGCATTGTCATGTAGGAGTGAGTCGCTCTGCCACCCTGGTCCTGGCTTACCTGATGCTGAAGCAGAACCTGACCCTGGTGGAGGCTATTTGTGCGGTGAAAGATAACCGGGGTGTGATTCCTAATCGAGGCTTCCTGCGACAGCTCATCGAGCTGGATGGCCAGCTCTTCGGCCGGCACTGA
- the bag4 gene encoding BAG family molecular chaperone regulator 4, giving the protein MDAPQYPGYPSHYWYPQSHSTGHYANSYPSGSDVQPQYSPQVMPGGYPNGHGVYSPAQNQYSTSGFHPSNPFYCADPQRPAPGPYPNQGCPAEQSSGPSGQPHSQHQHHHYPGPHCQGGAGYPGPYTHYSEGGHAMPPNPPYPTGQPLHPSPQSDGWTHSGAYAPPSQQQWQPGQQPPQNHYGNPVRPAHPPAWPGTGSGAPPPYQPKDQQHQRPPPVGPKPRPPPPSNQPNGKPAEISSPPQMYNRTGRGEPNPSQAEPPPSAPSQAPAAAPVTAPAPSQPQSQNPGLAKVQQVMSRVLLLQEDVDEFVGKKTDKSYRCLEELLTKELLELDSVETQGQENVRLARKEAVQRIQAILDQLEKKAF; this is encoded by the exons ATG GACGCTCCCCAGTATCCAGGCTACCCTTCACACTACTGGTATCCCCAGTCTCATTCAACAGGACACTATGCAAACTCATACCCCTCGGGATCAGATGTTCAGCCACAGTACAGCCCACAG GTAATGCCTGGAGGTTATCCAAATGGCCACGGCGTCTACAGCCCAGCGCAGAATCAATACTCTACAAGTGGTTTCCACCCATCCAACCCTTTCTACTGTGCTGACCCTCAGAGACCAGCTCCAGGCCCTTATCCTAACCAGGGCTGTCCAGCTGAACAGAGCAGTGGGCCATCTGGACAGCCACATTCTCAACACCAACATCATCACTATCCTGGGCCACACTGTCAAGGG GGTGCTGGGTATCCTGGACCGTACACTCACTACAGTGAAGGTGGTCATGCAATGCCTCCAAATCCCCCCTACCCCACTGGTCAGCCTCTTCACCCGAGCCCCCAGAGTGATGGATGGACACACTCTGGTGCGTATGCCCCCCCTTCACAGCAGCAGTGGCAACCAGGCCAGCAGCCTCCACAAAACCACTACGGGAACCCCGTACGCCCAGCTCACCCTCCAGCATGGCCTGGGACTGGGAGTGGGGCCCCACCACCTTATCAGCCCAAG GACCAACAGCACCAGCGTCCTCCACCAGTGGGGCCTAAACCCAGACCACCCCCACCCTCAAATCAACCTAACGGAAAGCCTGCTGAAATAAGTTCACCTCCCCAAATGTACAACAGAACGGGACGGGGCGAGCCTAATCCTTCACAGGCAGAACCCCCTCCCTCAGCCCCATCCCAGGCTCCTGCTGCAGCTCCAGTCACGGCTCCTGCCCCGTCTCAGCCCCAGAGCCAGAACCCTGGCCTAGCCAAGGTCCAGCAGGTAATGTCCAGAGTTCTGCTGCTTCAGGAAGATGTGGACGAGTTTGTGGGGAAAAAGACGGACAAGAGTTATCGTTGTCTGGAGGAACTGCTGACCAAAGAGCTGCTGGAACTGGACTCTGTGGAGACTCAGGGACAGGAGAACGTTCGGCTAGCCCGGAAGGAGGCTGTTCAGAGGATCCAGGCCATCCTGGACCAGCTGGAGAAGAAAGCTTTCTGA
- the lsm1 gene encoding U6 snRNA-associated Sm-like protein LSm1, producing MNYVPGTASLIDDIDKKHLVLLRDGRTLIGFLRSIDQFANLVFHQTVERIHVGKKFGDIPRGIFIVRGENVVLLGEIDVDKPCDTLLQQVSIEEILEEQRLQQQAKQETEKVKMQVLKDRGLSIPKADNLDEY from the exons ATGAACTACGTACCAGGAACGGCGAGCCTCATTGACGATATCGACA AGAAGCACCTGGTCCTGCTCCGAGATGGCAGAACATTGATCGGTTTCCTCAGAAGCATTGATCAGTTTG CCAATTTAGTTTTCCATCAGACAGTTGAACGCATCCACGTCGGGAAAAAATTTGGTGACATCCCCAGAGGAATATTTATTGTGAGAGGAGAGAATGTGGTTCTACTTGGAGAGATA GATGTGGATAAGCCCTGCGACACTCTTCTGCAGCAGGTTTCTATTGAAGAGATTCTGGAGGAGCAACGGTTGCAGCAGCAAGCCAAACAGGAGACGGAGAAAGTGAAAATGCAGGTCCTGAAGGACCGAGGCCTTTCCATCCCCAAAGCTGATAATTTAGACGAGTACTAA